The Rhopalosiphum maidis isolate BTI-1 chromosome 4, ASM367621v3, whole genome shotgun sequence region CTTGGTTTATAATGACTAGTGAACACACTATGGAACCTACTCGGAAATATTTtaaggaaaataattattttggcctagatgaaaaaaaagttatattttttgaacaatatatGTTGCCAGCATTTACATTTGATGGGAAAATCATTATGgaaggtataaataaaatttctaaatctCCAGATGGTAATGGTGGTATATATAAAGCTTTACGTGATCGTAATATACTGGATGAAATTAAAAGGCTAGGTGTTGAATACCTCCATGCTCATagtgtagataatatattagttaaagtAGCAGATCCAATATTTATTGGGTATTGCATAACAAAGAATGCTGAATGTGGGGCAAAAGTTGTTGAAAAAACATATCCCTCTGAGCCACTAGGTGTTGTATGTGAGGTTGACGgaaaatttcaagttgttGAGTATAGTGAAATCACTGAAAATACAGCTAAAAAAAGAAATCCTGATGGCCGCTTAACTTTTAGTGCTGGTAATATTTGTAACCATTTTTTTACTacagattttttaaatgatgttgcttacaaatataatagtaaattaaaattgcatgttgctaaaaaaaaaattccttatATAAATGATGTTGGCACTGTATGTAAACCTGAAGAACCAAATGGTATCAAAATGgagaaatttattttcgatgtttttgaattttgtaatCGTCTTGCTGTTTGGGAAGTAGAAAGAGATGAAGAATTTAGTGCTTTAAAGAATGCAGATGTGCCTAATGGCAAAGATAACCCTAAAACTGCTCGCTTGGATGTCTTTTCACTTCATAgaaaatttgttgaaaaatctggtggaaaatttaaaacagaaaaCATTGAATGTGAGATTTCACCTCTTTTATCTTATGCTGGTGAAAATCTTAAGGTTTTAGTTGATGGTAAAATTTTTGATTCTGTACTAGAATTAAAATCTGTTGAAGAAGtatccaataataaaaattaaatttttgttttatttgtaccGTATGACaactacctacctacataGTGGGTATTCCTAATTAAATGTACTTTGTTATGAATTTCAAAGATTaggtatcaattttttaaatttatgattgaaaattattttttaaatatctaacagtgttttatacaaaaattgcctacattttataatttcttttaagttatataagttttcatattaataattatcattatattgtgataaaaatgttaaatactttttattatattaatatattcattaatgcttatattttaaactgtttttgtattgttaaattactaaaattatatatgattttttgaattgtataatatattttttaacattttaatattaaaaacaattgtacgTTAATTATGAGTtagtactaataatattgtacttaaaaatttttaatactttcaatacttttttactttataaatattttatctataacctagattattgttactttataatattattagtgtagatttctttatatttacaaataatattgttatgtaatcCTGACGGAAAGTgcaattgattaaattttaaaataaatattacttgttATTTTAACAGAACTACTTTTATAACCAATGACTAaccaatacaaatattgtacataatacaaaatgttggttaaaaattaagtgtataatacacTTATTGTAGAGTGATCAGAAATTGAAATTAGCTCACATAGTcacattaaattacttttaatttagttaaattttaaaataattgtttcaacCTCCTCATacccctaaaaaaaaataaaagtaaaaaaacttttatatattgaagaaatatataatttctttaaattgtattaagtaattcgtgtagaattatataaaatattttacataataactatcatatcAAACCTAGAAAGTTTggtataaaacttgttttactCTAAATTACTTTCTATATTAtcacagtaaatattttaacatttaatctaaagaacgaataatttatacatactataatttttgtaattattacacacaatttttttattcaaatgatGAACTGCCTAAATCAGTATCCAAGcctaataatctaatataacttatgagttatgattaTTTCCTTCcttgttattacaatatttatgttgtcCATTTAATTACTCAACTGAAtagagttattaataaatattaaataagataatgTATTAGAATTAACTAATAGACTCTTGATTATtcaattaacttattaatgtACAAACTAAAAGgttggcaaaaaaaaaaataataaataataatcatccatattattttattcatttttcttaaatgaCCAATGttagtctataatttataacaaatgtaaTATGTCTCAATGCcctaaaaccaataatataatatttacctttcACTACACAATTTAAGtgaatgtatacctataaatttaaaggtaacttttacttttaatatcatttataacataaacaaaagTAGGTAactgttttatagtattagtTGAATATACTTTGTCGTTAAataaatcactataatatatatcagggGTGGCAAACCTTTAGAACACATGGTCccgaaaattattgtaatttcattgtataattaatgtattaatataaaaaaaggttagttaagtacataatattatgataatattacttgtttaattatttattttctttcttgatgtgatttttgttgtatactcaaaatattttttcctattatatatagtaaaaatattttaatttttcgcaTGCCATGGATTTGCCATCccttatatatatgttttttttttgaatttaataaataagtacactAATTGCAACTAtcagaatcaaaaatattaaaccaaaaaaggaaaaataaattatcattaattttatatttttatatgacaaatttaatacttttattgaataaaaatgtaagtattttaaataaaattaattatacaataattaataatctaaagtagtaactttaattaattctaaaataaattccatATTTCAACATAAATCACTTAATGTACTTGTTTCCAattaatactgtataataaagactataatttatttctttatcttTTTCTTTAAATGCTTTAAGGCACATTTGGCTGCAGTGCATTTAGCAATTCTATAATTCCGACCAATACCTTTAAATTCTCCTTTGCcaaatatttcaactattaCTCTGACTCGTCGACCATCTGCCAATTTTTCAGGTTTGCTAAaaatgatagaaaaaaataatttaacttttatgatAACCAATATCTTAGAAACTGGACACAAcagaaaaaaactatataggcataacctatatattatacacagcaAACTTATCACCTGTTTCTACCAAAAgacaattttttcataatattttttaagttacttaCCTAAATTTAGCAGTTTCTGGTTCTAATTCTAGAAGCTCTCTGATAGGAGATTTTGGTACGTTTTTACTAAATTGctctataacataaaaatgttctgagtatttattgatagtacttacctattaaaaatatataataatacatttttatgtattagtatatatctgtggataatatatactgtaataagtatttattgcattttgacATTCATATGCTATGAGatcacaaatttaatttttttagagttTTGGTATAACTTAATATGTCTATCTTAaggaatcaattttataatatttaagtattgatttgtattattgtataaatttgttagAATACTTTGCAGTAATAGATGTTTTACAGCTAAGATAactttgtgtataaaaaattatttaaaaagtactaaaacattcaaattgttttaaacaaatatatgattttaaagtaaatactttaaaataataatattattaaggtacatataatattatattatcttacccATTTcattttccattattttatgataaacttTCCACACTGTATCTAATGACATATTACTATCCAAATAAATTGCTCCGGCAACCGATTCAAAAACGTCGCCAAGGGCTTTTGGAACCTCAACATCTTCAGCTTCTTCACAATCATCTTCTCCCaagaaataaaactaaaaaatattttaaaggtttagaaattatatgataataatgtaatgaaatGTTGGAAACTCCACACAAAGCActcaaaattaagtaaatttagcattaattttttaagagtaataattttgagtgcttattttttagtatttataaaaatgttatagtcttaataattaaactgcaaatactatttaaaaatgtacgggtagtttaaactttaaataatttcttcaatatactatattaccaTACTCCACCAATTATGTTTCTATAGATATAcccttttaagttttaaaagcaCAACTTTTacccataaatataaaaagaaagtatgtttaattaataaatatgtttgaataatgattatacaCCTCTTCATCAATAGTATGACCATTCTCTTCTTGTATGGTTACAAATCTACAAATAACTTCAGACAAACCCGgagataaatgtttaaaatacttgtGAAAACCATTTCTAACAGCTAAGGatgcaaaaattgtattattgactAGTGCTGAACGAAGATCTGTCAAAGCTCCAGGTGAATGTTGTCTTTTATCTTCATATAAATGTcgcgtaattaaataatctaaaattttagttttaatttagatttattacaattattatatttttatttacttacctaAAACTGCATCACCCAGAAACTCTAATCGTTGGTAACAATCAGTTAAACGATTGGGATGATAAGAAGCATGAGTCATTGCTTGTAATAGATAACTACGATCTTGAAAACGGTATCCTAAATGCTGTTCAAAAGATTCAAATCCATTCATTAACTTTGCTAATTCACCTTCAGGATCATGAACATTACGTAATAATGGAGAAGATGGTGGTTTGAGGTAACCTAATTTTGAATCGTCTAGCGAAGGTAATACTCTTATTCCTAGCCaagacataaataataatgctccACGAGCTCCACAAGATATCAAATAAGcacctgtaaaaaaaatattttagaaaaaagtcgttaattagtaattaaatttacagtaCCAATTAAAGCTTCTACGCAGTCAGCAATACTTTTATCGGGAATACTATGTTGAGTAACAAGGTTGTAAGGCACGAACAAAGGAGTATTTTCTAAGTCCTCATTTGAGAAGCCCACTTTGAACTGTTGGATAACTTCTTCAATTTCTTTATCTGTAGGATCCTTAAATGTGGGAAGTGTTATCATATTCCACAATGAAGTTGGTATACTAGCATTAATAAGAgctttttctaatttatgagGCACAAAGTAACAGGGTGGTAGCCAATTATCATGAGGTTCAAATTTTGTAGATATCATACGTTcgccaaacatttttaatttacctagacgatacaaattcaaattactGACTTGTTTCGATCTAAGATGGCTCAGTTTTCCTTCATGAACATTATCATGAGTACAGTATAAGTAAGCTGTGatagcatattttaaaaatgaatctcCTATTGTTTCCAAACGTTCTAAATTAATTCCATCATTTGCATTTGACATAGTTAATGCTTGTAGTAAAACACTAGGACTTGGTCCTGGATGATTGTTTAAGTCTGGCTGAAAGTCAAAACTAAATGTTTCATTTTGTGTATCATGAACTCTATTGATATTGTCAATTGCTTTATTGTTTAAGTGTActccatttttaatacattttttatctttaggCACAAATGAAgtgttatttgataaaatattaatgtctgGAAGTCCATAACCAGTGTCTGAATTTAATTCCCatggtaattttaataaagatgAGCTATCAATATTAGTACAACTTTTTACTTctcgattaataattatttcatcatcttttttatacaataaatttgtaatttgtttatcTATTTCATTAGAATTATAGTTAGGTACAAAGTGACAATTCTCATTCCAAATCCAtgaattttcatttgtttcattgtttttgaaaaaaaataatttatttgttttggaaTCATTTTCATCGACAGCTTCagctaaataagtatttttaaattctatgcGCAAACCATTCGAATGTAATCCATCAACTTGAATTTCATCATCTGAATC contains the following coding sequences:
- the LOC113560338 gene encoding UDP-N-acetylhexosamine pyrophosphorylase produces the protein MSDFDSVITLLKKYDQEHIFKFWNKLDEKEKAFLLEDICELNIPEVVEMFKNTVENMNVNQQKLDNRMSPIPAELYGAMNRCPKELLIKYEQMGLEQISQGKVGVLLMAGGQGTRLGVNYPKGMYDVGLPSHKSLFRIQGERIRCLIRLANKNFGSSKGLPWFIMTSEHTMEPTRKYFKENNYFGLDEKKVIFFEQYMLPAFTFDGKIIMEGINKISKSPDGNGGIYKALRDRNILDEIKRLGVEYLHAHSVDNILVKVADPIFIGYCITKNAECGAKVVEKTYPSEPLGVVCEVDGKFQVVEYSEITENTAKKRNPDGRLTFSAGNICNHFFTTDFLNDVAYKYNSKLKLHVAKKKIPYINDVGTVCKPEEPNGIKMEKFIFDVFEFCNRLAVWEVERDEEFSALKNADVPNGKDNPKTARLDVFSLHRKFVEKSGGKFKTENIECEISPLLSYAGENLKVLVDGKIFDSVLELKSVEEVSNNKN